One region of Cydia fagiglandana chromosome 17, ilCydFagi1.1, whole genome shotgun sequence genomic DNA includes:
- the LOC134672787 gene encoding tRNA (adenine(58)-N(1))-methyltransferase non-catalytic subunit TRM6 yields the protein MTPDNTIRVGEYIVIQKQNYRKLHKFNKTDSCINIGRDSVNLTGIEGCRFQSVFKLIPKGGKRTKEFSVQLTEEAGDLKDEINVKTSGTDNRNITDDGQSQKLSYSEIEELRNDAKKASDIVETLISNSNTFSNKTEFSQEKYLRKKEKKYFEYIQILKPNLRMISEIMYKLEPGKIQNIRIDTLSQIITAVNIQSEGVHLLYDSGSNGLLAAALLSAIGESNDGKLIHMHPGNMSQKQALLAMNYKEEQSSRCISVNIYSVLRQFYQGCDTHDTNEKTEHNSLKRKAESPEIQSKIPKLEENVQENIETKPDTEEKVTDNSETKENDDKPKEFKKPKWHFDNITSAELLKGKVDSLVIACKEDPQNLFDELVQFVKPGRPFAIYYTVAEPLQKMYMNLKIRSNVAALKLSCNWMRNYQVLPDRTHPEVMMNGASGFLLTGYVLK from the exons atgacTCCAGACAATACGATACGTGTGGGGGAGTACATAGTTATACAGAAGCAAAACTATAGGAAGCTACACAAATTCAATAAAACGGACTCTTGTATCAACATAGGACGGGACAGCGTTAATCTAACTGGTATAGAAGGCTGCCGGTTCCAATCTGTGTTTAAACTAATCCCAAAAGGCGGGAAAAGGACTAAGGAATTCTCTGTACAGCTAACAGAAGAGGCTGGCGATTTAAAAGACGAAATTAACGTCAAAACATCGGGCACGGACAACAGAAACATTACTGATGACGGTCAATCGCAAAAACTATCCTATTCCGAGATTGAGGAGCTGAGAAACGACGCTAAAAAGGCATCGGACATTGTAGAAACTTTGATATCAAATTCAAACACTTTCTCAAATAAAACTGAGTTTTCTCAAGAAAAATATTTGAGGAAGAAGGAGAAGAAGTATTTTGAATACATTCAAATTCTTAAGCCGAATCTGCGCATGATATCAGAGATAATGTACAAGTTGGAGCCGGGGAAAATACAGAATATCCGTATTGACACATTATCACAAATTATTACAGCTGTTAACATCCAATCGGAAGGAGTCCATCTTTTATATGATTCCGGGTCAAATGGTTTGCTAGCTGCCGCATTATTGAGTGCTATAGGCGAATCTAATGATGGAAAGCTAATACATATGCATCCAGGCAACATGTCACAGAAACAAGCATTATTAGCCATGAATTACAAAGAGGAACAATCAAGCCGATGTATCTCTGTTAATATTTACTCTGTATTAAGACAGTTTTACCAGGGTTGTGACACACATGACACTAATGAGAAAACTGAGCACAACAGCTTGAAAAGGAAGGCCGAGAGTCCTGAAATTCaaagtaaaatacctaaacttgAAGAAAATGTACAAGAGAATATAGAAACTAAACCAGATACAGAGGAAAAGGTAACTGATAATTcagaaacaaaagaaaatgaTGACAAGCCAAAAGAGTTTAAAAAACCTAAATGGCATTTTGACAACATTACTTCAGCTGAATTGCTAAAAGGCAAAGTGGATTCTTTAGTGATTGCTTGTAAAGAGGACCCGCAGAATTTATTTGATGAACTGGTGCAGTTTGTTAAGCCGGGACGGCCATTTGCTATTTATTATACAGTGGCGGAGCCCTTGCAGAAGATGTATATGAATTTAAAGATAAGAAGCAATGTTGCTGCACTTAAACTGTCTTGTAATTGGATGAGGAATTATCAG GTTCTGCCTGACCGGACACACCCTGAGGTGATGATGAATGGAGCCAGTGGATTCCTGTTGACCGGCTATGTTTTGAAATAA
- the LOC134672763 gene encoding ubiquitin carboxyl-terminal hydrolase 16/45 isoform X2: MGKTIKWKKRQGDPGENGDESTESCDENVKSACPHVAKAVDLTRLKKALKIGGFEKECAECLKSTKTEVSDPDFVEDLSLWMCLRCGSQLCGRARNQHALNHFNRPHSDSHALTANTTTWAIYCYNCNDEVTATSSKKLHECIEYLKKQALSGGSTKSLPPIELPPPETIIKTDYTFKGKDKAMGFTSQRVRGLSNLGNTCFFNSVMQCLVQTPYLLPVLQEMSATGEQFTLPGGKLSMKLDGEEKEVELPPITGQLSEWGPLTRTLAETLSDLQSGEGGVYTPRKLLSALVNKLPQFGGGDQHDAHELLRHLLEAVRSEDLRRYQSVILNSLGMNSKVDPSKVDGEVKQKVKFYGQQASDTMLRPEQVFRGFLVSTLECQECFNHSDRTEYFLDLSLPVAASRPQPPAVVRRKTPNGNSTSKEETTTDANSKKEDGKSSSEQSDADVEDNLEDAPRRADTHSTSVGTQAIAHTAANFAHYLNMESGYNSEKVISSDSIRTSPVHLAEKETPEENGKEYVDSSTSTMAVPLEYKPLAPFENLSNPDSGVASPEATKHNSTETVDHVDSPTDNKELGSPSSLSSEINLELTEPSPGTEPERPVSRIAFAPEYTNKVVSRGISVAGSRQLLEQSGDSSYESPPDAKPADTELTNHVEVTNKLDKLKLDMEEKSLIVPPAPALPAPLPRPTLGGADDKGLMDFLSYSRNSTRHVCDEDECSVASCLSQFTALELLTGNNKVGCDTCTKREGQEGGKTVYTNATKRFLVASAPAILILHLKRFQLGPRCMFRKMSKHVDFPAILDLAPFCAMDKLRKQPGINRTQEQVLYSLYGVVEHSGGMHGGHYVAYVKVRAPLRRDHPRWGFLPKSANVPAAEAQEAPEPDSESELSGYESGEGAPMPDSPPGKWYYVSDSMVSEVSEDKVLRAQAYLLFYERIL, encoded by the exons ATGGGAAAAACGATTAAGTGGAAAAAGAGACAAGGCGACCCAGGGGAGAACGGGGACGAATCGACGGAGTCGTGTGACGAAAATGTCAAGTCCGCATGTCCTCACGTCGCGAAAGCCGTCGACCTGACTCGGCTGAAGAAGGCACTGAAGATCGGAGGCTTCGAGAAGGAGTGCGCGGAGTGTTTGAAGAGTACGAAAACGGAGGTGTCTGACCCAGATTTTGTGGAGGATCTTTCCTTGTGGATGTGTTTAAGATGTGGCTCGCAGCTCTGCGGTCGCGCTCGTAACCAGCACGCTTTGAACCACTTCAACCGCCCGCACTCGGACTCGCACGCGCTAACCGCCAACACCACGACTTGGGCAATCTACTGTTACAACTGCAATGATGAGGTCACAGCCACAAGCTCTAAAAAGCTACATGAATGTATCGAGTACCTTAAAAAGCAGGCTCTATCTGGTGGCAGTACGAAATCCTTGCCGCCAATAGAACTGCCGCCGCCAGAGACAATAATAAAAACTGATTATACTTTCAAAGGCAAAGACAAAGCCATGGGATTTACCTCGCAGCGAGTGAGAGGTCTCTCTAACTTAGGAAATACCTGTTTCTTCAACTCGGTCATGCAGTGTTTAGTCCAAACGCCGTACCTGCTGCCAGTCTTACAAGAGATGTCGGCGACCGGGGAACAGTTCACGTTGCCCGGGGGCAAGTTGAGCATGAAGCTGGATGGAGAGGAGAAGGAGGTTGAGCTGCCCCCTATCACAGGACAGTTGTCCGAGTGGGGACCGTTGACTAGGACATTGGCGGAGACTTTGTCAGATTTGCAATCAG GAGAAGGTGGCGTGTACACTCCTCGCAAACTGCTCTCGGCGCTGGTGAACAAACTGCCTCAGTTCGGAGGCGGCGACCAGCACGACGCCCATGAGCTGCTGAGGCATCTTCTAGAGGCCGTCAG ATCGGAGGACCTAAGACGCTACCAGTCCGTGATTCTCAACAGCCTGGGCATGAACTCCAAGGTTGACCCGTCCAAGGTGGACGGCGAGGTGAAGCAGAAGGTCAAGTTCTACGGCCAGCAGGCTTCCGACACCATGCTGAGGCCGGAACAG GTGTTCCGCGGCTTCCTCGTGTCCACGCTGGAGTGTCAGGAGTGCTTCAACCACTCAGACCGCACGGAGTACTTCCTGGACCTGTCGCTGCCCGTCGCCGCCTCCCGTCCGCAGCCGCCAGCGGTTGTTCGCAGGAAAACCCCCAACG GTAATTCCACGTCAAAGGAAGAAACCACTACCGACGCGAACTCTAAAAAAGAAGATGGCAAGTCTTCATCCGAACAATCCGACGCCGACGTAGAAGATAACCTAGAAGATGCTCCGAGGCGAGCAGACACCCACAGTACCTCCGTCGGAACCCAGgccatcgcccacactgctGCCAATTTTGCTCATTACCTCAATATGGAATCCGGGTATAATTCAGAAAAAGTCATAAGCTCAGACTCCATCCGGACCAGCCCGGTGCATTTAGCCGAAAAGGAAACTCCAGAAGAGAATGGGAAAGAGTATGTTGACTCATCCACGTCGACTATGGCTGTCCCACTGGAATACAAGCCTCTCGCACCATTTGAGAACCTGTCCAATCCGGACTCTGGAGTAGCAAGCCCTGAAGCCACTAAGCATAACTCCACAGAGACAGTTGACCATGTAGACTCTCCAACTGATAATAAGGAGCTTGGTAGTCCCAGTTCGCTTTCAAGCGAGATAAATTTGGAGCTAACAGAACCAAGTCCGGGAACGGAACCGGAGAGACCTGTATCCAGGATTGCTTTCGCTCCAGAGTATACGAATAAAGTTGTATCTAGGGGGATCAGTGTAGCTGGCTCAAGGCAGTTGCTAGAACAGAGCGGAGACAGCAGTTATGAGTCCCCACCTGATGCGAAACCAGCAGATACAGAACTGACTAATCATGTCGAAGTCACGAATAAACTTGATAAGCTCAAACTAGATATGGAAGAGAAGAGTCTAATTGTCCCTCCGGCCCCAGCTTTGCCCGCCCCGTTACCGCGGCCGACGCTCGGGGGCGCTGACGACAAAGGCCTCATGGATTTCCTGTCCTACTCCCGCAATTCGACCCGCCATGTGTGCGACGAGGACGAATGCAGCGTCGCCTCCTGCCTTAGCCAGTTCACAGCTTTGGAACTGCTTACTGGGAACAACAAAGTTGGATGTGACACTTGTACTAAGCGGGAAGGCCAGGAAGGAGGAAAAACAGTCTACACAAATGCTACTAAACGCTTCTTAGTGGCCAGTGCTCCGGCTATCCTCATTCTACATTTGAAGCGTTTCCAGCTCGGACCTCGCTGTATGTTCAGGAAAATGTCCAAGCATGTGGACTTCCCGGCCATCTTGGACTTGGCACCGTTCTGCGCCATGGACAAGCTTCGCAAGCAGCCCGGCATCAACCGGACACAGGAACAAGTACTGTACTCTCTATATGGAGTCGTTGAGCACTCCGGAGGCATGCACGGTGGGCATTACGTTGCATACGTGAAGGTTCGGGCGCCATTGCGACGCGATCATCCTCGTTGGGGCTTCCTACCTAAAAGCGCTAATGTGCCTGCCGCTGAAGCCCAAGAAGCACCAGAGCCTGATTCAGAGTCCGAACTCTCCGGATACGAGTCCGGTGAAGGAGCACCTATGCCCGACTCCCCGCCTGGCAAGTGGTACTACGTCTCTGATAGCATGGTATCGGAAGTGAGCGAGGATAAAGTATTAAGAGCGCAGGCCTACCTACTCTTCTACGAGAGGATCCTATAA
- the LOC134672763 gene encoding ubiquitin carboxyl-terminal hydrolase 16/45 isoform X1, with protein MGKTIKWKKRQGDPGENGDESTESCDENVKSACPHVAKAVDLTRLKKALKIGGFEKECAECLKSTKTEVSDPDFVEDLSLWMCLRCGSQLCGRARNQHALNHFNRPHSDSHALTANTTTWAIYCYNCNDEVTATSSKKLHECIEYLKKQALSGGSTKSLPPIELPPPETIIKTDYTFKGKDKAMGFTSQRVRGLSNLGNTCFFNSVMQCLVQTPYLLPVLQEMSATGEQFTLPGGKLSMKLDGEEKEVELPPITGQLSEWGPLTRTLAETLSDLQSGEGGVYTPRKLLSALVNKLPQFGGGDQHDAHELLRHLLEAVRSEDLRRYQSVILNSLGMNSKVDPSKVDGEVKQKVKFYGQQASDTMLRPEQVFRGFLVSTLECQECFNHSDRTEYFLDLSLPVAASRPQPPAVVRRKTPNEEMYNQYNTQEENKPSKHQLKKERIAARKAARKNKGNSTSKEETTTDANSKKEDGKSSSEQSDADVEDNLEDAPRRADTHSTSVGTQAIAHTAANFAHYLNMESGYNSEKVISSDSIRTSPVHLAEKETPEENGKEYVDSSTSTMAVPLEYKPLAPFENLSNPDSGVASPEATKHNSTETVDHVDSPTDNKELGSPSSLSSEINLELTEPSPGTEPERPVSRIAFAPEYTNKVVSRGISVAGSRQLLEQSGDSSYESPPDAKPADTELTNHVEVTNKLDKLKLDMEEKSLIVPPAPALPAPLPRPTLGGADDKGLMDFLSYSRNSTRHVCDEDECSVASCLSQFTALELLTGNNKVGCDTCTKREGQEGGKTVYTNATKRFLVASAPAILILHLKRFQLGPRCMFRKMSKHVDFPAILDLAPFCAMDKLRKQPGINRTQEQVLYSLYGVVEHSGGMHGGHYVAYVKVRAPLRRDHPRWGFLPKSANVPAAEAQEAPEPDSESELSGYESGEGAPMPDSPPGKWYYVSDSMVSEVSEDKVLRAQAYLLFYERIL; from the exons ATGGGAAAAACGATTAAGTGGAAAAAGAGACAAGGCGACCCAGGGGAGAACGGGGACGAATCGACGGAGTCGTGTGACGAAAATGTCAAGTCCGCATGTCCTCACGTCGCGAAAGCCGTCGACCTGACTCGGCTGAAGAAGGCACTGAAGATCGGAGGCTTCGAGAAGGAGTGCGCGGAGTGTTTGAAGAGTACGAAAACGGAGGTGTCTGACCCAGATTTTGTGGAGGATCTTTCCTTGTGGATGTGTTTAAGATGTGGCTCGCAGCTCTGCGGTCGCGCTCGTAACCAGCACGCTTTGAACCACTTCAACCGCCCGCACTCGGACTCGCACGCGCTAACCGCCAACACCACGACTTGGGCAATCTACTGTTACAACTGCAATGATGAGGTCACAGCCACAAGCTCTAAAAAGCTACATGAATGTATCGAGTACCTTAAAAAGCAGGCTCTATCTGGTGGCAGTACGAAATCCTTGCCGCCAATAGAACTGCCGCCGCCAGAGACAATAATAAAAACTGATTATACTTTCAAAGGCAAAGACAAAGCCATGGGATTTACCTCGCAGCGAGTGAGAGGTCTCTCTAACTTAGGAAATACCTGTTTCTTCAACTCGGTCATGCAGTGTTTAGTCCAAACGCCGTACCTGCTGCCAGTCTTACAAGAGATGTCGGCGACCGGGGAACAGTTCACGTTGCCCGGGGGCAAGTTGAGCATGAAGCTGGATGGAGAGGAGAAGGAGGTTGAGCTGCCCCCTATCACAGGACAGTTGTCCGAGTGGGGACCGTTGACTAGGACATTGGCGGAGACTTTGTCAGATTTGCAATCAG GAGAAGGTGGCGTGTACACTCCTCGCAAACTGCTCTCGGCGCTGGTGAACAAACTGCCTCAGTTCGGAGGCGGCGACCAGCACGACGCCCATGAGCTGCTGAGGCATCTTCTAGAGGCCGTCAG ATCGGAGGACCTAAGACGCTACCAGTCCGTGATTCTCAACAGCCTGGGCATGAACTCCAAGGTTGACCCGTCCAAGGTGGACGGCGAGGTGAAGCAGAAGGTCAAGTTCTACGGCCAGCAGGCTTCCGACACCATGCTGAGGCCGGAACAG GTGTTCCGCGGCTTCCTCGTGTCCACGCTGGAGTGTCAGGAGTGCTTCAACCACTCAGACCGCACGGAGTACTTCCTGGACCTGTCGCTGCCCGTCGCCGCCTCCCGTCCGCAGCCGCCAGCGGTTGTTCGCAGGAAAACCCCCAACG AGGAGATGTACAATCAGTACAACACTCAGGAAGAGAATAAGCCCTCGAAGCACCAGCTCAAGAAGGAGCGTATCGCGGCGAGGAAAGCGGCGCGCAAGAACAAAG GTAATTCCACGTCAAAGGAAGAAACCACTACCGACGCGAACTCTAAAAAAGAAGATGGCAAGTCTTCATCCGAACAATCCGACGCCGACGTAGAAGATAACCTAGAAGATGCTCCGAGGCGAGCAGACACCCACAGTACCTCCGTCGGAACCCAGgccatcgcccacactgctGCCAATTTTGCTCATTACCTCAATATGGAATCCGGGTATAATTCAGAAAAAGTCATAAGCTCAGACTCCATCCGGACCAGCCCGGTGCATTTAGCCGAAAAGGAAACTCCAGAAGAGAATGGGAAAGAGTATGTTGACTCATCCACGTCGACTATGGCTGTCCCACTGGAATACAAGCCTCTCGCACCATTTGAGAACCTGTCCAATCCGGACTCTGGAGTAGCAAGCCCTGAAGCCACTAAGCATAACTCCACAGAGACAGTTGACCATGTAGACTCTCCAACTGATAATAAGGAGCTTGGTAGTCCCAGTTCGCTTTCAAGCGAGATAAATTTGGAGCTAACAGAACCAAGTCCGGGAACGGAACCGGAGAGACCTGTATCCAGGATTGCTTTCGCTCCAGAGTATACGAATAAAGTTGTATCTAGGGGGATCAGTGTAGCTGGCTCAAGGCAGTTGCTAGAACAGAGCGGAGACAGCAGTTATGAGTCCCCACCTGATGCGAAACCAGCAGATACAGAACTGACTAATCATGTCGAAGTCACGAATAAACTTGATAAGCTCAAACTAGATATGGAAGAGAAGAGTCTAATTGTCCCTCCGGCCCCAGCTTTGCCCGCCCCGTTACCGCGGCCGACGCTCGGGGGCGCTGACGACAAAGGCCTCATGGATTTCCTGTCCTACTCCCGCAATTCGACCCGCCATGTGTGCGACGAGGACGAATGCAGCGTCGCCTCCTGCCTTAGCCAGTTCACAGCTTTGGAACTGCTTACTGGGAACAACAAAGTTGGATGTGACACTTGTACTAAGCGGGAAGGCCAGGAAGGAGGAAAAACAGTCTACACAAATGCTACTAAACGCTTCTTAGTGGCCAGTGCTCCGGCTATCCTCATTCTACATTTGAAGCGTTTCCAGCTCGGACCTCGCTGTATGTTCAGGAAAATGTCCAAGCATGTGGACTTCCCGGCCATCTTGGACTTGGCACCGTTCTGCGCCATGGACAAGCTTCGCAAGCAGCCCGGCATCAACCGGACACAGGAACAAGTACTGTACTCTCTATATGGAGTCGTTGAGCACTCCGGAGGCATGCACGGTGGGCATTACGTTGCATACGTGAAGGTTCGGGCGCCATTGCGACGCGATCATCCTCGTTGGGGCTTCCTACCTAAAAGCGCTAATGTGCCTGCCGCTGAAGCCCAAGAAGCACCAGAGCCTGATTCAGAGTCCGAACTCTCCGGATACGAGTCCGGTGAAGGAGCACCTATGCCCGACTCCCCGCCTGGCAAGTGGTACTACGTCTCTGATAGCATGGTATCGGAAGTGAGCGAGGATAAAGTATTAAGAGCGCAGGCCTACCTACTCTTCTACGAGAGGATCCTATAA